The Bacillota bacterium LX-D region AACCTTACTCATTCGTACTGAAGTACGTCCACAAGAGCATGGTTCAGGGTTTAAGACTGATAAATCTTTAGTTCTATACCGAATAAGGGGTAAACCCTCCTTAGTAATAGTGGTAAACACTAATTCGCCTAATTCGCCATAAGGCAATGTTTCTCCTGTTTCAGGATCAATTACTTCTACAATAAAATGATCTTCTGCAACATGCATACCTTGTTTGTATTGGCATTCACCAGCTACACCAGGCCCCATAATTTCGCTTAAACCATAATTATCTGTAGCTATAATATTCCAGCGGCTTTCTAATTCGGAACGCATTTCTTCAGTACTTCCCTCAGAACCAAAAAGCCCTAAGCGCAAAGGTAATTTTGCTGTATCAATACCCTTTTCCTGTGCAACCTCTGCCATATATAAGGCGTAAGAAGGTGTACTGATTAAAATAGTAGAGCCAAAATCTTGCATCAGCATTAACTGTTTTTCCGTATTGCCAACTGAGGTAGGTACCACAGCCGTACCAATTTTTTCAAAACCGTAGTGCAAACCAAAAGCCCCTGTAAATAAACCATAGCCAAAAGCTATTTGCGCAATATCTTCTGATGTTCCTCCTGCCTGAGTAATAACCCTGGCAACTAAATCGGACCATTTTTCTAGGTCATTTCTGGTATAACCAACTACCGTTGGTTTACCGGTAGTTCCTGAAGAGGCATGAATTCGAATTAAGTCTTTTTTAGGTACGGCAAGCAAACCAAAAGGGTAATTATCCCTTAAATCATTTTTAGTCGTAAAAGGCAGCTTTTGTAAGTCAGCTAAACTTTGAATGTCTTCCGGCTTAACACCAAGTGAATCAAAGGATTGTCGGTAAAAAGGAACCCTGTCATATACTCTTGAAACTGTTTCCTGCAGCCTTTTTAATTGCAGATCTTGCATTTCTTTACGACTCATACATTCTATTTCTTTATCCCAAATCATCTTTTATCAGTCCTTCCATTTCTTTTGGGCATGAAAAAAGCCCCTACAAATTGAAGGTGGCATTGCTAACGCAGCTCAATAATACTCGTCAAAAGTCTACCTGGCTGCACTTTTTATTCTACCACACTACTGTACTGCAAATTTTTTCTTCCTACTTTTCTGCATAAACCCACATACATCTACCGAGCTATATTTATATAAATTCTTCTACATGAATAACTATTTTCCTGCTTGTATTAATTTGCAGGATTTCCGTAAGTATTCTTATATAAAACACTGCTAAAAAGCTGCTAACCTTAATGCTAGCAGCTTTTTATTTAACATCTTTTTAAAATTCTGCGGACTTCCAAATATGTTTCTCAAGCCACTTTCGGCCTGCTGCAATACTCCTGGTGACAGCTTCCTCTGCAGGGCCTCCTGCCACATTGCGTTTTGCCACACACTCTGCTATGGCTATGGCTTGGTAGATATCATTCTCAAAAGCAGCCGAATATGTTTGGTATTCAGCCAGAGTTAAATCTTCTAATACCTTATTTTCCTGTACGCATTTTAATACTAACTGACCAACAATAGCATGGGCTTCACGGAAAGGAACTCCCTTTTTAGCCAAATAATCGGCTACATCTGTGGCATTAGTGAAGCCGCTTTTTGCCCCTGCTGCCATCCGCTCCTGCCTAATATTCATTGTTTTAAGCATAGGAGTAAAAGTTAACAGGCATTTTTTAATTGTATCTACCGTATCAAATAGTGCTTCTTTATCCTCCTGCATGTCCTTATTATAGGCTAGAGGCAACCCTTTCATCATGGTCAATAAGGTTATAAGATTACCATATACACGTCCCGTTTTACCCCTAATCAGTTCTGCCACGTCAGGGTTCTTTTTCTGAGGCATAATGCTGGATCCTGTGCTATAAGCATCATCAAGTTCAACAAAACGAAATTCATCAGAGGACCACAGTATAATTTCCTCACATATCCTGCTAAAATGCATCATTAATAATGCAGCAGCAGAGGTAAACTCAATTTGATAGTCCCTGTCACTTACTCCATCTAAGCTATTGGCAGTTATCTCAGCAAAACCTAGTTCTTCGGCCACCATTTCCCTATCCAGGGGGAAAGTTGTGCCTGCCAAAGCTCCTGAGCCTAAGGGCATTACATCAGTTCTTTTGAAACAGTCCTGAAACCTTTCATAATCCCGCTGAAACATTTG contains the following coding sequences:
- a CDS encoding phenylacetate--CoA ligase codes for the protein MIWDKEIECMSRKEMQDLQLKRLQETVSRVYDRVPFYRQSFDSLGVKPEDIQSLADLQKLPFTTKNDLRDNYPFGLLAVPKKDLIRIHASSGTTGKPTVVGYTRNDLEKWSDLVARVITQAGGTSEDIAQIAFGYGLFTGAFGLHYGFEKIGTAVVPTSVGNTEKQLMLMQDFGSTILISTPSYALYMAEVAQEKGIDTAKLPLRLGLFGSEGSTEEMRSELESRWNIIATDNYGLSEIMGPGVAGECQYKQGMHVAEDHFIVEVIDPETGETLPYGELGELVFTTITKEGLPLIRYRTKDLSVLNPEPCSCGRTSVRMSKVKGRTDDMLIIKGVNVFPTQIESVLIQMEGITPQYQLVVTRKGYLDELEIKVEVADDWFTGRFNELEALEKRITQKLFSVLSLNAKVRLVEPKSLARFEGKAKRVLDLRNY
- the argH gene encoding argininosuccinate lyase; amino-acid sequence: MKLWGGRFQKETDRLVEDFHSSISFDQRLYKQDIVGSIAHARMLGKIGVLNSEEMNKIISGLQEILEDIEKGKVEFEIGAEDIHMNIEKLLTERCGAVGKKLHTARSRNDQVALDAKMYLKEEIANTCKLLLDLQEVILDIAEQHLATVMPGYTHLQKAQPITFAHHLMAYFQMFQRDYERFQDCFKRTDVMPLGSGALAGTTFPLDREMVAEELGFAEITANSLDGVSDRDYQIEFTSAAALLMMHFSRICEEIILWSSDEFRFVELDDAYSTGSSIMPQKKNPDVAELIRGKTGRVYGNLITLLTMMKGLPLAYNKDMQEDKEALFDTVDTIKKCLLTFTPMLKTMNIRQERMAAGAKSGFTNATDVADYLAKKGVPFREAHAIVGQLVLKCVQENKVLEDLTLAEYQTYSAAFENDIYQAIAIAECVAKRNVAGGPAEEAVTRSIAAGRKWLEKHIWKSAEF